A single window of Sphaerodactylus townsendi isolate TG3544 linkage group LG03, MPM_Stown_v2.3, whole genome shotgun sequence DNA harbors:
- the LOC125428963 gene encoding acetylcholinesterase-like isoform X2, protein MPRLPLWSFCFLALSLPESKSSADNGTVVVTTSGPVQGKRLPAGSKAVTAYLGIPYAEPPVGKLRFQKPVPHKPWSHTLEATNFGNSCPQILLSGTPDAEIFSANTPRSEDCLFLNVWVPHPRPSTPAAVLVWIYGGGFFVGTASLLIYNGAFLAATENVIVVSMNYRLGPLGFLSLPPAAPGNVGLLDQQLALRWMKENAAAFGGDPSRITIFGESVGGASVSYHLLSPGSQPLFNRAVLQSGTATAPWAWVSPEEAKRRALVLAEVMGCKEDGGNATVNCLQQKPMEEFQTFIFSVVDPKIVLKLPFVPTTDGDFIPDDPQKLVKSRRFQAKPIMIGTTSDEGSVFIFYASPLLCTSSECLLTWEKLLEGLKLGVRNATNDTIQAIARGYSGAEPKGPAQNRSALSQAWGDYFFVCPANEVATETVKTGSPVYAYTFTHHSNGSVWPEWMGSCHGSELPYLFGTLTLLPGTNKTHTKAELELIPRVMRYWAEFARSGNPTPSEVGEAKWPLYNPAEQNFFRISTEPPQVMKPSPAQHCNFWKAPSPDQPPKDSLPSPPEGKQEL, encoded by the exons ATGCCTCGTCTCCCGCTTTGGTCCTTCTGCTTCCTGGCCCTTTCCCTTCCGGAATCCAAGTCTTCCGCTGACAATGGTACTGTAGTAGTCACCACCAGTGGCCCTGTCCAGGGAAAGCGTCTCCCAGCTGGCTCAAAAGCAGTCACAGCCTATCTGGGCATCCCCTACGCAGAACCCCCTGTGGGGAAACTGCGTTTCCAAAAGCCTGTTCCCCATAAGCCATGGAGCCACACTCTGGAAGCCACCAACTTTGGCAATTCATGCCCCCAAATACTTCTTTCGGGCACTCCTGATGCTGAAATATTCTCAGCCAACACACCCCGTTCGGAAGATTGCCTTTTCCTCAATGTTTGGGTACCCCATCCCCGGCCCTCCACACCAGCTGCTGTCCTTGTCTGGATCTACGGTGGTGGGTTTTTTGTTGGCACAGCTTCCCTTTTAATATATAATGGGGCATTCTTAGCTGCTACCGAGAATGTGATTGTGGTGTCCATGAATTACCGCCTGGGACCTCTAGGCTTCCTTTCATTACCACCAGCTGCCCCAGGAAACGTGGGCCTGTTGGACCAACAGTTAGCCCTGAGATGGATGAAGGAGAATGCAGCTGCCTTTGGAGGAGACCCTTCTCGGATCACCATCTTTGGCGAGAGTGTTGGAGGAGCATCTGTCAGTTATCACCTCCTCTCACCAGGGAGTCAGCCTCTTTTTAACCGGGCTGTGCTGCAGAGTGGGACTGCCACTGCACCCTGGGCTTGGGTGAGCCCTGAGGAGGCCAAGAGGAGAGCTCTGGTTCTGGCCGAGGTGATGGGCTGTAAAGAAGATGGGGGCAATGCCACAGTGAACTGCTTGCAGCAAAAGCCAATGGAAGAATTCCAAACATTCATATTCTCAGTTGTGGATCCCAAGATTGTTTTGAAACTTCCTTTCGTACCAACCACAGATGGAGATTTTATTCCTGATGACCCACAGAAACTAGTGAAGTCCAGGCGCTTTCAGGCCAAGCCTATTATGATTGGTACCACTTCTGATGAAGGGTCCGTCTTTATCTTCTACGCTTCTCCTTTATTATGTACATCCAGCGAATGCCTTTTGACCTGGGAGAAACTTTTGGAGGGGCTGAAGTTAGGTGTACGCAATGCAACCAATGACACCATTCAAGCCATTGCTCGGGGATACAGCGGAGCAGAACCAAAGGGCCCAGCACAGAATCGTTCTGCCTTGTCCCAGGCCTGGGGGGATTATTTCTTTGTATGTCCAGCAAATGAAGTTGCCACAGAGACTGTGAAGACCGGAAGCCCCGTGTACGCTTATACATTTACCCATCACAGTAATGGCTCTGTTTGGCCTGAATGGATGGGGTCCTGCCATGGATCTGAACTCCCATACCTTTTTGGAACTCTGACATTACTACCAGGAACCAATAAAACGCATACAAAGGCGGAGTTAGAGCTAATCCCCCGAGTGATGCGGTACTGGGCAGAGTTTGCCAGAAGCGG CAACCCCACCCCTTCAGAAGTTGGTGAGGCAAAATGGCCGCTCTACAACCCTGCAGAACAGAACTTCTTTCGCATCAGCACTGAGCCGCCTCAAGTCATGAAGCCCTCACCTGCCCAGCACTGCAATTTCTGGAAGGCACCAAGCCCAG ACCAGCCTCCAAAAGATTCTCTTCCGTCTCCCCCagaaggcaaacaagaactgtgA
- the LOC125428963 gene encoding acetylcholinesterase-like isoform X1, whose protein sequence is MPRLPLWSFCFLALSLPESKSSADNGTVVVTTSGPVQGKRLPAGSKAVTAYLGIPYAEPPVGKLRFQKPVPHKPWSHTLEATNFGNSCPQILLSGTPDAEIFSANTPRSEDCLFLNVWVPHPRPSTPAAVLVWIYGGGFFVGTASLLIYNGAFLAATENVIVVSMNYRLGPLGFLSLPPAAPGNVGLLDQQLALRWMKENAAAFGGDPSRITIFGESVGGASVSYHLLSPGSQPLFNRAVLQSGTATAPWAWVSPEEAKRRALVLAEVMGCKEDGGNATVNCLQQKPMEEFQTFIFSVVDPKIVLKLPFVPTTDGDFIPDDPQKLVKSRRFQAKPIMIGTTSDEGSVFIFYASPLLCTSSECLLTWEKLLEGLKLGVRNATNDTIQAIARGYSGAEPKGPAQNRSALSQAWGDYFFVCPANEVATETVKTGSPVYAYTFTHHSNGSVWPEWMGSCHGSELPYLFGTLTLLPGTNKTHTKAELELIPRVMRYWAEFARSGNPTPSEVGEAKWPLYNPAEQNFFRISTEPPQVMKPSPAQHCNFWKAPSPGLIQWEAHFAGLFFLPQTSLQKILFRLPQKANKNCELNTYGWSIV, encoded by the exons ATGCCTCGTCTCCCGCTTTGGTCCTTCTGCTTCCTGGCCCTTTCCCTTCCGGAATCCAAGTCTTCCGCTGACAATGGTACTGTAGTAGTCACCACCAGTGGCCCTGTCCAGGGAAAGCGTCTCCCAGCTGGCTCAAAAGCAGTCACAGCCTATCTGGGCATCCCCTACGCAGAACCCCCTGTGGGGAAACTGCGTTTCCAAAAGCCTGTTCCCCATAAGCCATGGAGCCACACTCTGGAAGCCACCAACTTTGGCAATTCATGCCCCCAAATACTTCTTTCGGGCACTCCTGATGCTGAAATATTCTCAGCCAACACACCCCGTTCGGAAGATTGCCTTTTCCTCAATGTTTGGGTACCCCATCCCCGGCCCTCCACACCAGCTGCTGTCCTTGTCTGGATCTACGGTGGTGGGTTTTTTGTTGGCACAGCTTCCCTTTTAATATATAATGGGGCATTCTTAGCTGCTACCGAGAATGTGATTGTGGTGTCCATGAATTACCGCCTGGGACCTCTAGGCTTCCTTTCATTACCACCAGCTGCCCCAGGAAACGTGGGCCTGTTGGACCAACAGTTAGCCCTGAGATGGATGAAGGAGAATGCAGCTGCCTTTGGAGGAGACCCTTCTCGGATCACCATCTTTGGCGAGAGTGTTGGAGGAGCATCTGTCAGTTATCACCTCCTCTCACCAGGGAGTCAGCCTCTTTTTAACCGGGCTGTGCTGCAGAGTGGGACTGCCACTGCACCCTGGGCTTGGGTGAGCCCTGAGGAGGCCAAGAGGAGAGCTCTGGTTCTGGCCGAGGTGATGGGCTGTAAAGAAGATGGGGGCAATGCCACAGTGAACTGCTTGCAGCAAAAGCCAATGGAAGAATTCCAAACATTCATATTCTCAGTTGTGGATCCCAAGATTGTTTTGAAACTTCCTTTCGTACCAACCACAGATGGAGATTTTATTCCTGATGACCCACAGAAACTAGTGAAGTCCAGGCGCTTTCAGGCCAAGCCTATTATGATTGGTACCACTTCTGATGAAGGGTCCGTCTTTATCTTCTACGCTTCTCCTTTATTATGTACATCCAGCGAATGCCTTTTGACCTGGGAGAAACTTTTGGAGGGGCTGAAGTTAGGTGTACGCAATGCAACCAATGACACCATTCAAGCCATTGCTCGGGGATACAGCGGAGCAGAACCAAAGGGCCCAGCACAGAATCGTTCTGCCTTGTCCCAGGCCTGGGGGGATTATTTCTTTGTATGTCCAGCAAATGAAGTTGCCACAGAGACTGTGAAGACCGGAAGCCCCGTGTACGCTTATACATTTACCCATCACAGTAATGGCTCTGTTTGGCCTGAATGGATGGGGTCCTGCCATGGATCTGAACTCCCATACCTTTTTGGAACTCTGACATTACTACCAGGAACCAATAAAACGCATACAAAGGCGGAGTTAGAGCTAATCCCCCGAGTGATGCGGTACTGGGCAGAGTTTGCCAGAAGCGG CAACCCCACCCCTTCAGAAGTTGGTGAGGCAAAATGGCCGCTCTACAACCCTGCAGAACAGAACTTCTTTCGCATCAGCACTGAGCCGCCTCAAGTCATGAAGCCCTCACCTGCCCAGCACTGCAATTTCTGGAAGGCACCAAGCCCAG gtctgattcagtgggaAGCTCATTTTGCTGGCCTTTTTTTCTTACCACAGACCAGCCTCCAAAAGATTCTCTTCCGTCTCCCCCagaaggcaaacaagaactgtgAATTAAATACATATGGATGGAGTATCGTATGA
- the LOC125428963 gene encoding acetylcholinesterase-like isoform X3, protein MPRLPLWSFCFLALSLPESKSSADNGTVVVTTSGPVQGKRLPAGSKAVTAYLGIPYAEPPVGKLRFQKPVPHKPWSHTLEATNFGNSCPQILLSGTPDAEIFSANTPRSEDCLFLNVWVPHPRPSTPAAVLVWIYGGGFFVGTASLLIYNGAFLAATENVIVVSMNYRLGPLGFLSLPPAAPGNVGLLDQQLALRWMKENAAAFGGDPSRITIFGESVGGASVSYHLLSPGSQPLFNRAVLQSGTATAPWAWVSPEEAKRRALVLAEVMGCKEDGGNATVNCLQQKPMEEFQTFIFSVVDPKIVLKLPFVPTTDGDFIPDDPQKLVKSRRFQAKPIMIGTTSDEGSVFIFYASPLLCTSSECLLTWEKLLEGLKLGVRNATNDTIQAIARGYSGAEPKGPAQNRSALSQAWGDYFFVCPANEVATETVKTGSPVYAYTFTHHSNGSVWPEWMGSCHGSELPYLFGTLTLLPGTNKTHTKAELELIPRVMRYWAEFARSGETREL, encoded by the exons ATGCCTCGTCTCCCGCTTTGGTCCTTCTGCTTCCTGGCCCTTTCCCTTCCGGAATCCAAGTCTTCCGCTGACAATGGTACTGTAGTAGTCACCACCAGTGGCCCTGTCCAGGGAAAGCGTCTCCCAGCTGGCTCAAAAGCAGTCACAGCCTATCTGGGCATCCCCTACGCAGAACCCCCTGTGGGGAAACTGCGTTTCCAAAAGCCTGTTCCCCATAAGCCATGGAGCCACACTCTGGAAGCCACCAACTTTGGCAATTCATGCCCCCAAATACTTCTTTCGGGCACTCCTGATGCTGAAATATTCTCAGCCAACACACCCCGTTCGGAAGATTGCCTTTTCCTCAATGTTTGGGTACCCCATCCCCGGCCCTCCACACCAGCTGCTGTCCTTGTCTGGATCTACGGTGGTGGGTTTTTTGTTGGCACAGCTTCCCTTTTAATATATAATGGGGCATTCTTAGCTGCTACCGAGAATGTGATTGTGGTGTCCATGAATTACCGCCTGGGACCTCTAGGCTTCCTTTCATTACCACCAGCTGCCCCAGGAAACGTGGGCCTGTTGGACCAACAGTTAGCCCTGAGATGGATGAAGGAGAATGCAGCTGCCTTTGGAGGAGACCCTTCTCGGATCACCATCTTTGGCGAGAGTGTTGGAGGAGCATCTGTCAGTTATCACCTCCTCTCACCAGGGAGTCAGCCTCTTTTTAACCGGGCTGTGCTGCAGAGTGGGACTGCCACTGCACCCTGGGCTTGGGTGAGCCCTGAGGAGGCCAAGAGGAGAGCTCTGGTTCTGGCCGAGGTGATGGGCTGTAAAGAAGATGGGGGCAATGCCACAGTGAACTGCTTGCAGCAAAAGCCAATGGAAGAATTCCAAACATTCATATTCTCAGTTGTGGATCCCAAGATTGTTTTGAAACTTCCTTTCGTACCAACCACAGATGGAGATTTTATTCCTGATGACCCACAGAAACTAGTGAAGTCCAGGCGCTTTCAGGCCAAGCCTATTATGATTGGTACCACTTCTGATGAAGGGTCCGTCTTTATCTTCTACGCTTCTCCTTTATTATGTACATCCAGCGAATGCCTTTTGACCTGGGAGAAACTTTTGGAGGGGCTGAAGTTAGGTGTACGCAATGCAACCAATGACACCATTCAAGCCATTGCTCGGGGATACAGCGGAGCAGAACCAAAGGGCCCAGCACAGAATCGTTCTGCCTTGTCCCAGGCCTGGGGGGATTATTTCTTTGTATGTCCAGCAAATGAAGTTGCCACAGAGACTGTGAAGACCGGAAGCCCCGTGTACGCTTATACATTTACCCATCACAGTAATGGCTCTGTTTGGCCTGAATGGATGGGGTCCTGCCATGGATCTGAACTCCCATACCTTTTTGGAACTCTGACATTACTACCAGGAACCAATAAAACGCATACAAAGGCGGAGTTAGAGCTAATCCCCCGAGTGATGCGGTACTGGGCAGAGTTTGCCAGAAGCGG TGAAACACGTGAACTGTAA